The Endozoicomonas sp. 4G DNA segment CCGTTGATCTTGAGTGTGAAACGGATCTGGACGATGAATTGAAATCCTGGCTGTCCTTTGCCGTTCAGAAGTGTCAGGAAGTTGCCACCATAGCCCAACTGCTTTCGGGTGATCAGAGCCCTCAGGCTCAAGCACTTCTGGCTGCTTCAGATCGGGCAGTTGAAACCCGGAGTCAGTCATCCAGAATACACAACCACACCGTTCAAAGCAGGGTTGCTGGTATCAGTAATGGCGATGACCAACGTCATCTGCCTTATAGTGAAAGGGCCGCTCTTCAGGCATCCAGGCTTAAATTGCCGTTATTTCCTACTACCACCATCGGCTCTTTTCCACAGACGGCTGACATAAGAAAACAACGTCGTTTATTTAAAAAAGGCGAGCTGAGTGAAAATAACTATGTAGCAGCCATGCAGAAAGAAATTCAGGACACCGTTGCCAGACAGGAAGCACTGGGGCTGGATGTTCTTGTTCATGGCGAAGCCGAACGTAATGACATGGTTGAGTATTTTGGCGAACAGCTGGACGGCTTTGCCTTTACTGGCAATGGCTGGGTTCAGAGCTACGGCAGCCGCTGTGTCAAGCCTCCCATCATCATTGGTGATGTTTCCAGACCCAAACCTATGACAGTAGACTGGAGTCGTTTTGCCCAGGACCAGACCAGTAAGTGGATGAAGGGCATGCTCACCGGCCCGGTCACCATCCTCTGTTGGTCTTTCCCCCGGGAAGATGTCGATCGAAGTGTTTCCTGCCTGCAACTGGCGCTGGCGCTCAGGGATGAAGTCGTGGATCTGGAAAAAGCGGGCATTGGTATCATCCAGATTGATGAACCAGCGATTCGCGAAGGTTTGCCCTTGCTTAAAAAAGACTGGCCGGACTACCTGAACTGGGCAGTACAAAGCTTCAGGATTGCTGCCAGTGGCGTTCAGAATGAAACCCAGATTCATACCCACATGTGTTACAGCGAGTTCAACGACATCATTGAATACATTGCAGCAATGGACGCTGATGTGATCACCATTGAGACCTCCCGGTCTGATATGGAGTTACTGGATGCTTTTGAGCAGTTTGAATACCCCAATGAGATTGGCCCCGGAGTGTACGATATTCACTCCCCCAATGTTCCTGAGTCTCAGTGGATGAAACAGCTGATGAAGAAAGCTGCTGAAAAAATTCCACCGCAACGTCTATGGGTCAACCCGGACTGCGGCCTTAAAACCCGGGACTGGCCCGAGGTGGAAGCAGCCTTGGGCAATATGGTCCAGGTGGCCAATGAGCTCAGGGATGAACTGGGAAGCTGAGCAAAAATAGGCGAGGATGGCTGAACATTAACCCTCAATAAGCCAGCCTTGCCTGAGAGCCTGATCGAGTTGACACAAATCAGGCTCTCTAATTTCATATTTTTTTCAAATATCTTACTTCTTTCTCTGATGCTGACCCGACTCTCACCCTCCCAGAAAAATCATTAAAAATCATCAGGTTAACAAAAAACGATTCGATCAAAATATCCTGATCTGCTGGTATCAAAATCCGAACAATATTCGAATTTCAATTAACAGCAATCTCTATCTTGACTCAACACTTTTAAACAGGGATATTTCGTACTGCCGTTTCAAATATCCGTTTTAAAAGGTCGTCTAAAACGTCATTCCAATAATCGGGTATTGATCAAGCGACAACCAAAAGTCCTAATAAGCATAAATAGACTAGTGGCCTTTCGACCAGCGGACCTGAAAAGACTCGATAAGAGCAAACAACGTTCGCAATCAGGTCGGCTCGTATCACTTGTTAATGGAAAAGCAGCCTTTTCTTTGTAACAGGGAGCCACCACAGGTCTTGCCACCATCAGGAGTTATAATGAAAAGCCACAAAGGTACCTCACCCTTTTCCCTCTCGCCATTGGCTGTAGCTTCCGCTTTGGCTGTTGCTCTTTCAGCAGGTCATGCCGTAGCCGGTGGTTTTGAAAAAGCGACACTCTGGGACGCCGAGTACAGCGCACTGGCGGGTGCCGCTGCGTCTTCTGTCGATGATTCCAGTGCAATCTTCTTTAACCCGGCGGGTTTGGCTTTTGCCGAATCCAATGATGTTGCTTTGCATCTTTCTCCTACCTGGACGCAGACCAGTGCTCCTGCGGGTGGTGTTGAGACCTATATTGAAGGTGAAAAAAACTTTGTCCCTTCTGGCGGCCTGACAGGTCTGTTCAAACTAAACGACAAACTCACCATGGGTTATGGCGTTTATGCTGCCGGTGGTGCTGGTGCCAAGTATAAGGATGTGACAGTTGGCGATACGTTTAGCTTTGGTCCAATTAGCGCCAGCTCAATCACAGGTGACTACTCTACCGACATCAAAGTTGTTGAAGCGGGCCTGGGGTTAGCCTATCGCATCAACAACAACTGGTCCGTTGGAGGTACTTATCGTCTAACTTATGCTACGGCTGATATCAATCTGCTGGCGACCCAGAACGTTGGTGCTGGCAACGTTGGAGCTTCTGTTGGCTACAACGACATGAGCGGCTACAACACCTTCGGAGTGCGTTTGGGTGCCATGTACCGCTCTGACGACAACCGCTGGGGCTGGGGTATCAACTACCGTTCTGGAGTTGATATTGAAGCGGATGGTGATTACAACTATCGGGACGGCACCGGCGCAACCGTTAAAGGTGATGCCACTGCAGAAACATCACTACCCATGCAGATCTCTTCCGGTGTTGATTTCCAGGTTGCTCCAGACTGGACGGTGTTCGGTGAAGTCACGTATTCCCAGTACAGCAACAACGAACAGATCAAATTTACCACCGATGATGCCAACCTTGAGTTAAAGGTACCGGCAATCAACTCCAACTGGGAAGACCAGTATAACTACCGCATTGCTGCCGAATACACGGGTGTTGATAACTGGGTCCTGAGAGCGGGTTACATTTATACAACAGCCGTCGTACCCGAAGAGTATGCTGCCCCCACCTTCTCGACTCCAGCCGCTGCTAACACCTTCACTCTGGGTGCGGGAACCAGCATTATGAATGGACAGGTGGACCTCGATTTTGCTGCTGTCTACGACACCGTTAAGAATGACGATGTAGAAGGCGGTGGTCAGCTGACCAGCACGACTCAATCTTACGCGGGTAAGTATGAAGCCAGCTCTTACTCTTTCCATGCTTCTGCGACTTACCGCTTCTAAGGCAATTTTTTTTCAGTAACACCACCCCAAAAGGCTACTGATCGAAAGATCAGCGGCCTTGTTTCTTTTTAATCAAAACACTTTTCTGAAACACGCCTAAAAATATCATTTTTAATAACCATTTAATTACAAAACCACAACAGAAATTCCTAATAAGCATAAATAGACTATGCCGCCATTCGACCACCCTCAGGCCTTGCCATCATCAGGAGTTGTAATGAAAAGCCAGACACATTCCCCCCGTTTTTTCCTTTCGCCATTAGCCGTAGCCTCTTCTCTGGCGGTTGCCTTTTCAGCAGGCCAAGCGGTTGCCGGTGGTTTTGAAAAAGCGACATTCTGGGATGCCGAGCACAGTGCACTGGCGGGGGCTGCGGTTTCTTCTGTTGATGATTCCAGTGCCATCCTCTTCAACCCGGCGGGTATGGCTTTTGCCGAGTCCAATGATATTGCCCTGCACGTTTCTCCGACCTTTAACGCGGCCAACGGTCCTGCGCAGGGTAACAATACCTTTATTGAGGGTGAAACCAACTTTTCTCCTGTTGGTGGCCTGACCGGTCTGTTCAAACTGAACGACAAATTCACTATGGGTTACGGTGTTTATGCTGCTGGGGGTTCTGCTGTTAGCTATAAAGATGTGACGGTTGGCGATAAGTTTAAATTTGTGGGAAAAGAAGTTAACCCGATCACAGGCGACTACTCCACTGATATCAAGATTCTTGAAACAGGTCTGGGATTATCTTATCGCATTAACAACAACTGGTCCGTTGGAGGTACATATCGCCTGACTTACGCTACCGCTGATCTGAATATGCTCGCTACCCAAGAGATTGCTGGTAACAAAGCTGGTGCTTCTGTTGGCTATAACGAAATGAGTGGTTTTAATACCTTCGGTGTCCGTCTGGGTGCTATGTACCGCTCTGACGACAACCGTTGGGGCTGGGGGATCAATTACCGTTCTGAAGTGAGTATTGAAGCGGATGGTGATTACAACTACCGGGACGGCAGCGGCGCTACCGTTACAGGTAATGCTACCGCGGAAACAGCTCTACCAATGCAGATTTCTACTGGTATCGATTACCAGGTAACCCCACACTGGACCCTGTTTGGCGAAGTCACCTACTCTGAGTACAGCAGCAACAAACAGATCCAGTTTACCTCTGATGATGTCAGTGAGCTGGCTGTTCCGGCAATCTACACAAACTGGCAAGACCAGTACAACTACCGCATTGCCGCCGAATACACCGGCATTGAGAACTGGGCCCTGAGAGCCGGTTACGTTCATACGACAGCTGTTGTTCCTGAAGAATATGCTGCGCCGACCTTCTCTACACCAGGGGGGGCTCACACTTTCACTGTGGGTGCCGGAACCCGTATTCTGGATGGCAAGGTTGATCTGGATTTTGCTGCTGTCTACGATACCGTCAGCAATGACGATGTAGAAGGCGGTGGTCAGCTGACTGATACGACTACTGCTTACCCGGGTAAGTACGAAGCCAGCTCTTATTCCATCCACGCTTCTGCGACTTACCGGTTCTAAATACGGTCTCTATTGGGCTGTCGCAAAACTCTGGTTCCCATGCTCCAGCATGGGAACGAGGGGGTTGTATGCATATCAAGGCTTGGTTGCACTAGTGACTGAGAATCTGCCCCAAAAACGCTTGGGTACGTTCAGACTCAGGGCTGTTAAAAAAGACATCCGGCGTCGCCTCTTCCACGATCTGCCCCTGATCCATAAAGATCATCCGGTCCGCCACCGTTTTTGCAAAACCCATTTCATGGGTCACGCAGATCATGGTCATGCCTTCGTTGGCCAGCTCGATCATAACATCCAGTACTTCCTTGATCATTTCCGGGTCCAGTGCCGACGT contains these protein-coding regions:
- a CDS encoding outer membrane protein transport protein is translated as MKSHKGTSPFSLSPLAVASALAVALSAGHAVAGGFEKATLWDAEYSALAGAAASSVDDSSAIFFNPAGLAFAESNDVALHLSPTWTQTSAPAGGVETYIEGEKNFVPSGGLTGLFKLNDKLTMGYGVYAAGGAGAKYKDVTVGDTFSFGPISASSITGDYSTDIKVVEAGLGLAYRINNNWSVGGTYRLTYATADINLLATQNVGAGNVGASVGYNDMSGYNTFGVRLGAMYRSDDNRWGWGINYRSGVDIEADGDYNYRDGTGATVKGDATAETSLPMQISSGVDFQVAPDWTVFGEVTYSQYSNNEQIKFTTDDANLELKVPAINSNWEDQYNYRIAAEYTGVDNWVLRAGYIYTTAVVPEEYAAPTFSTPAAANTFTLGAGTSIMNGQVDLDFAAVYDTVKNDDVEGGGQLTSTTQSYAGKYEASSYSFHASATYRF
- a CDS encoding outer membrane protein transport protein gives rise to the protein MKSQTHSPRFFLSPLAVASSLAVAFSAGQAVAGGFEKATFWDAEHSALAGAAVSSVDDSSAILFNPAGMAFAESNDIALHVSPTFNAANGPAQGNNTFIEGETNFSPVGGLTGLFKLNDKFTMGYGVYAAGGSAVSYKDVTVGDKFKFVGKEVNPITGDYSTDIKILETGLGLSYRINNNWSVGGTYRLTYATADLNMLATQEIAGNKAGASVGYNEMSGFNTFGVRLGAMYRSDDNRWGWGINYRSEVSIEADGDYNYRDGSGATVTGNATAETALPMQISTGIDYQVTPHWTLFGEVTYSEYSSNKQIQFTSDDVSELAVPAIYTNWQDQYNYRIAAEYTGIENWALRAGYVHTTAVVPEEYAAPTFSTPGGAHTFTVGAGTRILDGKVDLDFAAVYDTVSNDDVEGGGQLTDTTTAYPGKYEASSYSIHASATYRF
- the metE gene encoding 5-methyltetrahydropteroyltriglutamate--homocysteine S-methyltransferase, with the translated sequence MAISHSGGFPRIGAHRELKKAQEAYWKGELSKEKLLEEGKRLRQQHWALQKQAGLDLLPVGDFAWYDQMLNHSLMLGAVPTRFGTDSDCEDIDTLFRMARGRAPSGNPAAACEMTKWFDTNYHYIVPELHKGQTLKLSSTEIIRETREALNAGFKVKPTLIGPLTWLWLGKVKGEAFNRLELLDDVIEVYGQVLNELAKLGVEWVQMDEPVLVLDLPAEWRQAFESTYNRLQGKDLKILLATYFGGLNGTTTTVVNLPVEGLHIDLVRDAEQLTGILDRLPSYKVLSAGVVNGRNVWKADIRSIVGKLQEASERLGDRLWIAPSCSLLHTPVDLECETDLDDELKSWLSFAVQKCQEVATIAQLLSGDQSPQAQALLAASDRAVETRSQSSRIHNHTVQSRVAGISNGDDQRHLPYSERAALQASRLKLPLFPTTTIGSFPQTADIRKQRRLFKKGELSENNYVAAMQKEIQDTVARQEALGLDVLVHGEAERNDMVEYFGEQLDGFAFTGNGWVQSYGSRCVKPPIIIGDVSRPKPMTVDWSRFAQDQTSKWMKGMLTGPVTILCWSFPREDVDRSVSCLQLALALRDEVVDLEKAGIGIIQIDEPAIREGLPLLKKDWPDYLNWAVQSFRIAASGVQNETQIHTHMCYSEFNDIIEYIAAMDADVITIETSRSDMELLDAFEQFEYPNEIGPGVYDIHSPNVPESQWMKQLMKKAAEKIPPQRLWVNPDCGLKTRDWPEVEAALGNMVQVANELRDELGS